A window from Corynebacterium singulare encodes these proteins:
- a CDS encoding ATP-binding cassette domain-containing protein, with product MTVSVRDAHLHNLRNVDVDLPRGKLVAVTGVSGSGKSSLAFGTIHGEGQRRYLESVAPFARRLIASAVDPQVGRIDGLPPTVALQQSASTGGARSTVGTISAISNSVRLLYSRCGENPEGLYSDSFSPNTPEGMCPECQGTGVVHEPTEASMVPDPSLSIEDGAIAAWPGAWAGKNFHDILEELGYDLDSPWEDLPQKDRDWILFTEERPVVTVKPHRGEDQIQRNYKGTWRSVASYLRKTFAETNSDTLRARTLSYMESHKCTTCDGRRLNPRALKVTYAGLPIDVFNSLPLADALELLTTRSPQPNDAEDLLLKTIRPALESALELGLGHLSLDRPTDTLSAGEVQRLRLAAQLRSGLFGVTYVLDEPSAGLHPAERDAVLDICRRFIDEGNSVLLVEHDMNLVKHADWLIDVGPRAGERGGEVVYSGPVADYDADTPTARALARPHPEPNGEPREAHGAVELRNVCSNNIDGLDVNFGLGQFTVLTGLSGSGKSTLLHVLDDTLAGDDSPKAVKRVVSITQKPIGRTPRSTVATYTNLFDNVRKLFASTPEAKEKKWTVSRFSYNVKQGQCPTCGGAGQIEVELVFLPGSYTQCPDCHGKRYNEDTLSIRWNGYTIADILDLTVEEALDVFADEAPILHAVQTLDAVGLGYLRLGQGAPELSGGEAQRIKLATELQRSRNSRRGHTVYLLDEPTTGLHPADIELLITELHSLVDASHTVVAVDHDLGLIAGADRVIEMGPGSGVEGGEIVADGAPAEVSAGDTPTGAVLSGVGTR from the coding sequence ATGACCGTTTCTGTGAGAGATGCACACCTGCACAACCTCCGTAACGTTGATGTGGACCTGCCACGCGGCAAGCTCGTAGCTGTCACCGGTGTGTCCGGTTCAGGTAAGTCCTCCCTTGCTTTCGGCACCATCCACGGCGAGGGCCAGCGGCGCTACCTAGAGTCCGTGGCGCCTTTTGCCCGGCGTCTTATTGCTTCGGCCGTCGATCCGCAGGTCGGACGCATCGATGGTCTGCCGCCAACAGTGGCGTTGCAGCAGTCAGCCTCGACGGGTGGTGCTCGCTCCACCGTGGGTACGATTTCCGCCATCTCCAACTCGGTGCGCTTGCTGTATTCGCGCTGCGGCGAGAACCCTGAGGGCCTTTATTCTGATTCCTTCTCCCCGAATACTCCGGAGGGTATGTGCCCCGAGTGCCAAGGTACCGGTGTAGTACACGAGCCCACGGAAGCATCCATGGTGCCGGACCCCAGCTTGAGTATTGAAGATGGCGCCATTGCCGCCTGGCCCGGCGCCTGGGCCGGTAAGAACTTCCACGACATCCTGGAAGAACTAGGCTACGACCTCGACTCGCCGTGGGAAGACCTGCCACAGAAAGATCGCGACTGGATCCTTTTTACGGAGGAGCGTCCAGTTGTCACGGTCAAGCCCCACCGCGGTGAGGATCAGATCCAGCGTAACTACAAAGGAACATGGCGGTCGGTAGCGTCCTACCTGCGTAAAACCTTCGCGGAGACGAACTCCGACACTCTTCGCGCCCGCACGCTCAGCTACATGGAATCCCATAAATGCACCACGTGTGATGGCCGCCGTCTTAACCCGCGGGCCCTCAAGGTGACGTATGCGGGCTTGCCTATCGACGTCTTCAATAGCCTTCCGCTAGCGGATGCCCTCGAACTCCTCACCACGCGCTCCCCACAACCGAATGATGCTGAGGACCTGTTGCTCAAGACCATTCGCCCGGCCTTGGAGTCCGCCCTTGAGCTGGGCCTAGGACACCTCAGCCTGGATCGTCCCACAGACACGTTGTCTGCAGGCGAAGTGCAGCGTCTACGCCTAGCGGCGCAGCTGCGCTCCGGTCTCTTTGGTGTCACGTATGTGCTCGATGAGCCGTCCGCGGGCCTCCACCCGGCAGAGCGTGATGCAGTGCTGGATATCTGCCGCCGTTTCATCGATGAAGGTAACTCCGTCCTGCTGGTAGAGCACGATATGAACCTGGTGAAGCATGCGGATTGGCTCATTGACGTTGGACCGCGCGCCGGGGAGCGCGGCGGCGAAGTGGTCTATTCAGGTCCCGTTGCGGATTACGACGCAGACACCCCCACAGCCCGCGCCTTGGCACGCCCGCATCCAGAGCCCAACGGTGAGCCGCGTGAAGCGCATGGGGCAGTCGAACTGCGCAACGTATGCTCGAACAACATCGATGGCCTCGATGTGAACTTTGGCCTGGGCCAATTCACAGTACTGACCGGCCTTTCCGGCTCCGGTAAGTCGACTTTGCTGCACGTGCTCGATGACACCCTTGCAGGAGATGACAGTCCGAAGGCCGTCAAGCGCGTGGTATCCATTACGCAAAAGCCCATCGGCCGCACGCCACGCTCCACGGTGGCGACGTACACCAACCTTTTTGACAATGTGCGCAAGCTTTTTGCGTCCACGCCTGAGGCCAAGGAAAAGAAGTGGACCGTCTCCCGCTTTTCCTACAACGTCAAGCAGGGCCAGTGCCCTACGTGTGGAGGCGCCGGACAAATCGAGGTTGAGCTCGTCTTCCTCCCCGGCTCCTACACCCAGTGCCCGGACTGCCACGGCAAGCGCTATAACGAGGACACCCTGTCCATCCGCTGGAATGGCTACACCATCGCGGACATCCTTGACCTCACCGTGGAAGAAGCCCTCGACGTCTTTGCTGATGAGGCGCCGATCCTCCACGCTGTGCAGACCCTCGACGCAGTCGGATTGGGTTACCTGCGCCTAGGCCAAGGTGCCCCGGAGCTCTCCGGTGGTGAAGCGCAGCGCATCAAGCTTGCCACGGAGCTGCAACGCTCTCGCAATTCCCGCCGTGGGCACACCGTTTACCTGCTGGATGAGCCAACGACCGGCCTCCACCCGGCCGATATCGAGCTGCTGATCACGGAGCTGCACTCTCTGGTGGATGCGTCCCACACCGTTGTTGCCGTGGACCACGACCTCGGCCTCATCGCCGGGGCGGACCGCGTCATCGAGATGGGGCCAGGCTCCGGTGTTGAGGGCGGTGAGATTGTGGCGGACGGCGCGCCGGCCGAGGTCTCCGCGGGTGACACACCGACGGGCGCGGTACTGAGCGGCGTAGGCACGCGCTAG
- the menD gene encoding 2-succinyl-5-enolpyruvyl-6-hydroxy-3-cyclohexene-1-carboxylic-acid synthase, whose product MELAQALAAQLSRHLTDVVLCPGSRNAPLSLALLARSDVRVHTRLDERSAAFAALGLARVQRRHVGIVMTSGTAVANALPAMVEAHYSHTPLAVISADRPARMVGTGASQTIEQQGIFGVYAQTTQVDSAADVPLIAERFLADRQVHINVALDVPLVGEELPGEPNDVTQHRARTPRWSNHGEVAVDLSRNTLVVAGDEAWEVEGLEDVPTIAEPTAPAPYHPVHPAAAHLFRRAQVSANDYVVNTKVEQVIVVGHPTLHRGVVALLSDPDIDLICLSRTEDFTNPRGESAQLGTTVKTSGEPTREWMKICAGAAQMAADGVREVLAETTGEEATDSEIGFTGLHVAAAVGDTLSVGDILVLGASNPVRDASLIGLPFDGVETYSPRGAAGIDGTVAQAIGIAVATQSREADAPRAPRTVALMGDVTFLHDATSLILPEDNPRPENLTIVVANDNGGGIFELLEQGSEALRPSFEKAFGTPHGVGVAKLAEACGAEHREVSTAQELLDVLAELKEYSTGITVVEAHTTRSSRRALQEALAAKVGQ is encoded by the coding sequence ATGGAACTTGCCCAGGCTTTGGCTGCGCAGCTGTCGCGGCACCTCACGGACGTGGTCCTGTGCCCAGGCTCGCGCAACGCGCCGTTGTCGCTGGCGCTCCTCGCACGGTCTGATGTGCGTGTGCACACCCGTCTGGATGAGCGTTCCGCTGCCTTCGCTGCTCTGGGGTTGGCGCGGGTGCAGCGCCGCCACGTCGGCATAGTCATGACCTCGGGCACCGCGGTGGCCAACGCTCTACCGGCGATGGTGGAAGCGCACTACTCGCACACGCCGCTTGCCGTCATCAGCGCGGATCGGCCCGCTCGTATGGTGGGCACGGGAGCGTCCCAGACCATTGAACAGCAGGGCATCTTCGGCGTGTATGCACAGACCACCCAGGTGGACAGTGCTGCTGATGTTCCACTCATCGCGGAGCGTTTCCTCGCTGACCGGCAGGTGCACATCAACGTCGCTCTTGACGTGCCTCTGGTAGGCGAGGAGCTTCCGGGTGAGCCGAACGATGTCACGCAGCACCGCGCGCGTACCCCGCGCTGGTCCAACCATGGCGAGGTGGCTGTGGATCTGAGCCGCAATACGCTCGTCGTCGCGGGTGACGAAGCCTGGGAGGTTGAGGGCCTCGAAGACGTGCCGACGATTGCTGAACCCACCGCCCCCGCGCCTTACCACCCAGTGCATCCCGCCGCGGCGCACCTTTTCCGCCGTGCGCAGGTCTCCGCCAATGACTACGTGGTCAACACCAAGGTGGAGCAGGTCATCGTCGTGGGGCATCCCACCTTGCATCGCGGGGTTGTGGCATTGCTCAGTGATCCCGATATCGACCTCATTTGCCTGTCCCGCACGGAGGATTTCACCAACCCGCGCGGTGAGTCCGCACAGCTAGGCACCACAGTGAAGACCAGCGGCGAGCCTACGCGTGAGTGGATGAAGATCTGTGCAGGAGCTGCCCAGATGGCAGCAGACGGTGTTCGCGAGGTCCTCGCAGAGACCACGGGTGAGGAGGCCACGGACTCTGAAATTGGCTTCACTGGTCTGCACGTTGCTGCCGCGGTGGGGGATACCTTGTCCGTGGGAGACATTCTGGTGTTGGGGGCATCGAACCCGGTACGGGATGCCTCGCTTATCGGCCTTCCTTTTGATGGTGTGGAGACCTATTCGCCGCGTGGTGCTGCCGGTATTGATGGCACCGTTGCCCAAGCCATCGGCATCGCCGTGGCCACGCAATCTCGTGAGGCAGATGCGCCCCGCGCACCGCGCACCGTGGCGCTCATGGGGGATGTCACCTTCCTCCACGACGCCACCTCCCTCATCCTCCCCGAGGACAATCCTCGCCCGGAGAACCTCACCATCGTCGTGGCCAATGACAATGGCGGCGGTATTTTCGAGCTGCTTGAGCAAGGCAGTGAGGCGCTGCGCCCCTCCTTCGAGAAGGCGTTTGGGACGCCGCATGGGGTGGGCGTCGCTAAGCTTGCAGAAGCCTGCGGCGCTGAGCATCGTGAGGTGAGCACGGCGCAGGAGCTTCTCGACGTCCTCGCGGAGCTCAAGGAATACTCCACCGGTATCACCGTGGTTGAGGCCCACACCACGCGCTCCTCGCGGCGTGCGCTGCAGGAGGCACTGGCGGCCAAGGTGGGTCAGTAA
- a CDS encoding DUF3592 domain-containing protein translates to MLYAAALVGMAGMVLGPFLNDRTITANPGRALATVTDVGRLRTFVDFQDGEGIYHTPTTGLLYPTGLGEGQQVWVLYAKNNPDLVKVEGREWTLSVIPALSSAVVATLIAGACWWGSGKINRNFARALPEENKDKE, encoded by the coding sequence ATGCTCTATGCTGCCGCCCTGGTGGGGATGGCTGGCATGGTTCTTGGGCCTTTTCTCAATGACCGCACCATTACCGCGAATCCCGGGCGAGCGCTGGCCACGGTGACAGATGTGGGCCGCTTGCGCACCTTCGTCGACTTCCAAGATGGTGAGGGCATCTACCACACCCCGACGACCGGTCTGCTTTATCCCACCGGGTTGGGCGAGGGGCAACAGGTGTGGGTGCTCTACGCTAAAAATAATCCTGACCTCGTGAAAGTCGAAGGCCGCGAGTGGACGCTATCGGTGATTCCGGCCCTGTCCTCAGCGGTTGTGGCGACTCTCATCGCGGGTGCATGCTGGTGGGGAAGCGGAAAAATTAACCGAAACTTTGCACGGGCGTTACCAGAGGAGAACAAAGACAAGGAATGA
- a CDS encoding glycosyltransferase family 4 protein: MRVAIVAESFLPNVNGVTNSVLRVLEYLHEHGHEAIVIAPGARDGQEEIPDYLGFSIVRVPTVRVPLVDSLPVGVPTTAVDEALREFKPDIIHLASPFVLGAAGAFSARQQRIPAVALYQTDVAGFATKYHASALAYGVWEWLRTIHNACQMTLAPSSLTIADLEKHHIKNVRHWGRGVDSERFHPSKRSAALRREWDPTGRRKIVGFVGRLAAEKGVHRLSALNGRDDIQLVIVGDGPERPLLEAQLPTAVFTGALSGEELAAAYASLDVFVHAGEFETFCQAIQEAQASGVPTIGPRAGGPVDLIEEGYNGLLLDVPTFVEDLPTAVDALLNPEIHQELRENARESISSKTWPALCEQLVGYYEEVLEDVREVPLTIFGQRPELPRWAARALGARVA, from the coding sequence ATGCGTGTAGCCATCGTCGCAGAATCCTTCCTGCCTAACGTCAATGGAGTAACGAACTCCGTGCTGCGCGTGCTCGAGTACCTTCACGAGCACGGTCATGAGGCCATCGTTATTGCTCCTGGCGCCCGTGATGGCCAGGAGGAGATCCCTGATTACCTGGGGTTTAGCATTGTTCGTGTCCCTACCGTGCGAGTGCCACTGGTGGATTCTTTACCTGTTGGGGTGCCCACCACTGCTGTGGATGAGGCCCTTCGTGAATTCAAGCCGGACATTATCCACTTGGCCAGCCCATTCGTCCTCGGCGCGGCGGGAGCGTTCTCTGCCCGCCAGCAACGGATTCCGGCCGTGGCGCTCTACCAGACTGATGTAGCGGGATTTGCCACCAAGTATCACGCCTCCGCGTTGGCCTATGGCGTGTGGGAGTGGCTGCGCACCATTCACAACGCCTGCCAGATGACGCTTGCCCCCTCCTCGCTCACCATCGCTGACTTGGAAAAGCACCACATCAAGAACGTGCGCCACTGGGGCCGTGGTGTCGATTCGGAGCGCTTCCACCCTTCGAAGCGCTCGGCTGCGCTGCGCCGCGAGTGGGATCCGACTGGCCGCAGGAAAATCGTGGGCTTCGTTGGCCGCCTCGCCGCCGAGAAAGGCGTGCACCGTCTATCCGCGCTGAACGGGCGTGATGATATCCAGCTCGTCATTGTGGGTGACGGTCCGGAGCGTCCGCTGCTCGAGGCCCAGCTTCCCACTGCGGTATTCACTGGAGCCTTGAGCGGTGAGGAGTTGGCTGCGGCGTATGCCTCCCTCGATGTGTTTGTTCATGCGGGAGAATTTGAGACGTTCTGCCAGGCTATCCAGGAGGCGCAGGCCTCGGGCGTACCCACCATTGGGCCCCGCGCGGGCGGACCGGTGGATCTTATTGAGGAAGGCTACAACGGGCTGCTTCTCGACGTTCCAACGTTCGTCGAGGACCTCCCCACTGCCGTCGATGCTCTACTCAACCCAGAGATCCACCAGGAACTGCGTGAGAATGCCCGCGAGTCCATTTCTTCCAAGACCTGGCCGGCGCTGTGTGAGCAGCTGGTGGGCTACTACGAGGAAGTCTTGGAGGATGTTCGCGAGGTGCCGCTGACCATCTTTGGCCAGCGGCCTGAGCTACCGCGCTGGGCCGCTCGCGCTTTGGGCGCGCGCGTAGCCTAG
- a CDS encoding demethylmenaquinone methyltransferase, with amino-acid sequence MSKADLEKKPFDVARMFDAVGKKYDITNTVLSFGQDARWRRLTRERLDLKPGEKVLDLAAGTAVSTVELAKSGAWCVACDFSRGMLAAGEGRDVPKVAGDGMRLPFADNTFDAVTISYGLRNIHDFELGLREMARVTKPGGRLAVAEFSKPVIPVFGTVYKEYLTRLLPPIAQVVSSNPEAYIYLAESIRAWPEQHELAAAINRNGWTQAGWRNLTFGIVALHSAVKPA; translated from the coding sequence GTGTCTAAGGCAGATCTGGAGAAAAAGCCCTTCGATGTTGCGCGCATGTTTGACGCGGTGGGCAAGAAGTATGACATCACCAACACGGTGCTGTCTTTTGGCCAAGACGCGCGGTGGCGCCGCCTGACCCGCGAGAGGCTTGACCTGAAGCCGGGGGAGAAGGTCCTGGACCTTGCCGCCGGAACGGCGGTGTCTACCGTCGAACTGGCCAAGTCCGGTGCGTGGTGCGTGGCCTGTGATTTCTCTCGCGGCATGCTTGCAGCAGGTGAAGGCCGTGATGTGCCCAAGGTTGCTGGCGACGGCATGCGTCTGCCTTTTGCGGACAACACCTTTGATGCGGTGACCATCTCCTATGGCCTGCGCAATATCCACGACTTCGAGCTAGGACTGCGTGAGATGGCACGCGTGACCAAGCCCGGTGGGCGCCTCGCCGTGGCGGAGTTTTCCAAGCCAGTCATCCCGGTATTCGGCACCGTGTACAAGGAATACTTGACTCGCCTGCTGCCGCCGATTGCACAGGTCGTCTCCTCCAACCCGGAGGCCTACATTTACCTGGCGGAGTCCATTCGTGCGTGGCCAGAGCAGCACGAGCTTGCAGCGGCGATTAATCGCAACGGCTGGACGCAGGCAGGCTGGCGCAACTTGACCTTCGGCATCGTGGCTTTGCACTCCGCCGTCAAACCTGCTTAA
- a CDS encoding geranylgeranyl reductase family protein: MIVPMSEQIDSTLVDVAVVGAGPAGAAAAIHAARAGYDTLLIDSSPFPRDKTCGDGLTPRALHQLDLLGVEVNATYRNRGLKLHGFGGTVTAPWPATYPSREGTALPRYEFDALLVAVARDAGARLLTGTATTPVLEGNRLVSFDVDKQRVTAQWVIVADGVRSTFGKQLGRTWHRDEVYGIAARAYAASPHDGEEWMHSHVELKDPDGVVQPGYGWIFPLGQHVNIGLGALSTATRPAHLNTKKALHFYAEQQRSEWGLGELRNVTSAMLPMGGAVSGVAGANWMLIGDAAACVNPLNGEGIDYGLETAAMAVEMLGTKDVTLAWPDRLHAEYGEAFLLARTAARLLTYPQFLPLAGPVAMRGPVGRMLMPAAARLMGNLITDEDRDLVARAWRLAGGAVSALRRDTPLWDA; the protein is encoded by the coding sequence ATGATAGTCCCCATGTCGGAGCAGATCGATTCCACCCTTGTAGACGTTGCCGTTGTTGGCGCGGGCCCCGCTGGCGCTGCCGCCGCGATCCATGCCGCACGAGCAGGCTACGACACCCTGCTGATCGATTCCTCCCCCTTCCCCCGCGATAAGACCTGCGGCGATGGCCTGACCCCGCGCGCTCTGCACCAGTTGGATCTTCTGGGTGTTGAAGTCAACGCCACCTACCGCAATCGGGGGCTCAAGCTACACGGATTTGGCGGGACAGTAACCGCACCTTGGCCGGCAACCTATCCTTCACGGGAAGGCACAGCGCTGCCTCGCTATGAGTTTGATGCACTGCTTGTCGCCGTTGCCCGGGACGCCGGCGCACGCCTCCTCACAGGCACAGCGACAACCCCGGTACTGGAAGGAAACCGTCTCGTTTCCTTTGACGTCGACAAGCAGCGCGTCACCGCACAGTGGGTCATCGTGGCCGACGGCGTGCGCTCCACGTTTGGCAAGCAGCTGGGACGCACGTGGCACCGCGACGAGGTGTATGGCATTGCTGCCCGCGCCTATGCAGCCTCCCCACACGATGGCGAGGAGTGGATGCATTCCCATGTCGAGCTCAAGGATCCTGACGGCGTTGTGCAGCCAGGCTACGGGTGGATCTTCCCCTTGGGCCAGCACGTCAATATCGGTCTCGGCGCGCTGTCAACGGCCACGCGTCCCGCCCATCTCAACACGAAGAAGGCCCTTCACTTCTATGCCGAGCAGCAGCGAAGCGAGTGGGGATTGGGCGAGCTTCGCAACGTCACGTCCGCGATGCTGCCCATGGGAGGAGCCGTGTCCGGCGTCGCCGGCGCCAATTGGATGCTTATCGGTGATGCCGCTGCCTGCGTCAACCCACTCAACGGTGAAGGCATTGACTATGGGCTCGAAACAGCCGCCATGGCCGTGGAGATGCTGGGGACGAAGGACGTCACATTAGCCTGGCCGGATCGACTCCATGCGGAATACGGCGAGGCTTTCCTCCTAGCGCGCACAGCCGCACGCCTGCTCACCTACCCGCAATTCCTTCCACTCGCCGGACCTGTAGCGATGCGCGGTCCTGTCGGCCGCATGCTCATGCCCGCTGCCGCACGACTCATGGGCAATCTCATCACCGACGAAGACCGGGACCTCGTCGCCCGCGCCTGGCGCCTAGCCGGGGGTGCAGTGTCGGCGCTGCGCCGCGACACTCCCCTCTGGGATGCTTAA
- a CDS encoding polyprenyl synthetase family protein, whose translation MSHGQTHAKHVDLGDAQLTERINAGMAAVEDLLSVELDRGQDFLKEKVRHLSLAGGKRFRPMMALLASEFGERPESPDVVKAATAVEMVHVATLYHDDVMDEADRRRGVESANFRWTNSVAILAGDALLAHSSRLMSQLDTHTVEHFAETFEELVTGQMRETIGAGEANAVEHYTAVIREKTAVLIASAGYLGAYHAGAGPEQCEALRQIGAAVGMIFQIVDDIIDIFSDPEESGKTPGTDLREGVFTLPVLYALEEEGDVGDELRGLLTGPLTEDAAVERAIELLWKSTGRDKAMADVNAYLRVVEDQLSLLPECTASEALRQLADYTVQRVG comes from the coding sequence ATGTCACACGGCCAAACTCACGCCAAGCACGTGGACTTGGGGGATGCGCAGCTCACCGAGCGTATCAACGCCGGGATGGCTGCTGTTGAGGATCTGCTGAGCGTAGAGCTCGATCGCGGGCAGGATTTCCTGAAGGAGAAGGTGCGTCACCTCTCTCTAGCCGGTGGTAAGCGTTTCCGCCCGATGATGGCATTGCTGGCCTCTGAGTTTGGTGAGCGCCCGGAATCGCCCGACGTGGTTAAGGCAGCCACAGCCGTGGAGATGGTTCATGTAGCCACGCTCTACCACGACGATGTCATGGATGAAGCAGACCGCCGTCGCGGTGTGGAATCTGCTAATTTTCGGTGGACCAACTCGGTGGCTATCCTGGCCGGCGATGCGCTGTTGGCGCACTCCTCGCGTCTGATGAGCCAGCTCGATACGCATACCGTTGAGCATTTTGCGGAAACCTTCGAAGAACTCGTCACCGGCCAGATGCGCGAAACCATTGGCGCTGGTGAGGCGAACGCAGTGGAACACTACACGGCGGTCATTCGGGAAAAGACCGCGGTGCTCATCGCGTCCGCCGGTTACCTGGGTGCCTACCACGCGGGTGCTGGCCCAGAGCAGTGCGAGGCGCTGCGTCAGATCGGCGCTGCCGTGGGCATGATTTTCCAGATTGTCGATGACATCATTGACATCTTCTCCGACCCCGAAGAATCCGGAAAGACCCCGGGAACCGACCTGCGTGAGGGCGTGTTCACCCTTCCGGTTCTCTATGCCTTGGAGGAAGAAGGTGACGTGGGGGACGAGCTGCGTGGCCTGCTGACAGGCCCACTGACTGAGGATGCCGCCGTTGAGCGTGCGATCGAACTTCTCTGGAAGTCGACCGGTCGGGACAAGGCCATGGCTGATGTCAACGCCTACCTGCGCGTGGTGGAGGACCAGCTGTCGCTGTTACCGGAATGCACGGCGAGTGAAGCGCTGCGTCAGCTCGCGGATTACACCGTGCAGCGCGTGGGTTAA
- a CDS encoding IS256-like element IS1249 family transposase → MSKNQPRCHCGGEMKRNGTTSKGTTRWRCKQCGASSVKRRNDITNAAVFTQFIEHCTTAISLDDLAKRNGVSRATMKRRFKWCWLVDVPDPTAGHHKRIYDQVFLDGTYTAGGCLIVAATIDHVIAWHWCKHETTRDYQLLLERIEAPLIAVIDGGQGAYSAIKKCWPTTKIQRCLVHAQRVVRRYTTTNPRTDAGRTIYRLALKLTRITTLDEAAAWGVQLHEFSTIYREWMNEKTMIKDPKTGAWTRVWTHHNVRKAYNSLNHLWRSEMLFVYLNPPAGVLAPERIKSTTNSLEGGINAQLKLLARTHRGRSGERQRRMLDWWLYLKTELPDDPVRIARQSDWGQGQLAKVSTLTQTENQADHETGRPALYDNAIDTDYTHSIGIQKGQI, encoded by the coding sequence ATGTCGAAGAACCAACCACGCTGCCACTGCGGCGGTGAAATGAAACGCAACGGCACCACCAGCAAAGGCACCACCAGATGGCGCTGCAAACAATGCGGCGCCTCCAGCGTCAAACGTCGAAACGACATCACCAACGCGGCAGTGTTCACCCAGTTCATCGAGCATTGCACCACCGCAATATCACTCGACGACCTAGCCAAACGAAACGGTGTTAGCCGCGCCACCATGAAGCGGCGCTTCAAGTGGTGCTGGCTCGTTGATGTGCCTGACCCCACCGCCGGCCACCACAAGCGGATCTACGACCAGGTATTTCTCGATGGCACCTACACCGCCGGTGGCTGCCTGATCGTCGCGGCGACCATCGACCACGTGATCGCCTGGCACTGGTGCAAACACGAAACCACCCGCGACTACCAACTGCTGCTTGAACGCATCGAAGCCCCACTCATCGCCGTCATCGACGGCGGCCAAGGCGCATACAGCGCAATCAAAAAGTGCTGGCCGACTACGAAAATTCAACGCTGCCTCGTCCACGCCCAACGCGTGGTCCGCCGCTACACCACCACCAACCCACGCACCGATGCCGGGCGCACCATCTACCGACTTGCGCTGAAACTGACCCGGATCACCACACTGGATGAAGCCGCCGCGTGGGGTGTGCAACTGCACGAGTTTTCAACGATCTACCGGGAATGGATGAACGAGAAAACCATGATCAAAGACCCCAAAACAGGTGCATGGACCCGCGTGTGGACCCACCACAACGTGCGCAAGGCCTACAACAGCCTCAACCATCTTTGGCGGTCCGAGATGCTGTTTGTCTACCTCAACCCGCCAGCAGGAGTCCTTGCGCCCGAGCGGATCAAATCCACCACCAACAGCTTAGAAGGCGGCATCAACGCCCAGCTCAAACTGCTCGCCAGAACCCACCGCGGCAGATCAGGCGAACGACAACGCCGCATGCTGGATTGGTGGCTCTACTTAAAAACGGAACTGCCTGACGATCCAGTACGAATCGCCAGGCAGTCCGACTGGGGCCAGGGCCAACTCGCCAAAGTATCCACCCTGACCCAAACCGAGAACCAAGCCGACCACGAAACAGGACGCCCAGCCCTCTACGACAACGCTATCGACACCGACTACACCCACTCAATCGGCATTCAAAAAGGCCAAATCTAA
- a CDS encoding chloramphenicol resistance leader peptide gives MSGVPGALAVVTRRTIS, from the coding sequence ATGTCTGGCGTACCCGGGGCGCTGGCCGTGGTGACAAGAAGAACCATTTCTTGA